A single window of Apodemus sylvaticus chromosome 4, mApoSyl1.1, whole genome shotgun sequence DNA harbors:
- the Rab33b gene encoding ras-related protein Rab-33B, giving the protein MASEMESSLEVSFSSSCAVSGASGCLPPARSRIFKIIVIGDSNVGKTCLTYRFCAGRFPDRTEATIGVDFRERAVDIDGERIKIQLWDTAGQERFRKSMVQHYYRNVHAVVFVYDMTNMASFHSLPSWIEECRQHLLANDIPRILVGNKCDLRSAIQVPTDLAQKFADTHSMPLFETSAKNPNDNDHVEAIFMTLAHKLKSHKPLMLSQLPENRISLKPETKPAVTCWC; this is encoded by the exons ATGGCTTCGGAGATGGAGTCATCGCTGGAGGTCAGCTTCTCGTCCAGCTGTGCGGTGTCAGGAGCGTCTGGGTGTTTGCCTCCCGCCCGCTCCCGCATCTTCAAGATCATAGTGATCGGCGATTCGAACGTGGGCAAGACGTGCCTGACTTACCGCTTCTGCGCCGGCCGCTTCCCCGACCGCACCGAGGCCACGATCGGGGTAGACTTCCGAGAGCGAGCCGTGGATATTGATGGAGAGCGCATCAAG atccagctgtgggacaccGCGGGACAGGAGCGGTTCAGGAAGAGCATGGTCCAGCACTACTACAGGAACGTGCATGCTGTCGTCTTCGTGTATGACATGACCAACATGGCGAGCTTCCACAGCCTGCCGTCTTGGATAGAGGAGTGCAGACAGCATTTGCTGGCCAACGACATCCCTCGCATTCTGGTGGGAAACAAGTGTGACTTGAGAAGCGCCATTCAGGTGCCCACAGACTTGGCCCAGAAGTTTGCCGACACACACAGTATGCCTTTGTTTGAGACCTCTGCCAAGAACCCCAATGACAATGACCACGTAGAAGCTATATTCATGACGCTGGCTCATAAGCTAAAGAGCCACAAGCCATTGATGCTTAGCCAGCTGCCTGAGAACAGAATTAGCCTGAAACCTGAGACAAAGCCTGCGGTGACTTGCTGGTGCTAA